The nucleotide sequence tgttttagtttggggtactgtagtacatgcattaagtgttctgtacattaaagggtagtttgttaactgtactacgtacaagggaaggttttaaaagtctgaatatacatgttgaataaataggtaaatatggtgtcactacttcgcggattttcacctatcgcggccgcgactggaacctatctaccgcgataaacgagggttcactgtaatcagaATTGCATCGTGATTTTGGTACGAAAACCTGTACAGTAatgtacttaacccttttacccccaagctatttggaacttttcaacccttaacccccaggcattttctttttcaagcacattttgcaatactatatatcttttttaaattgctctaacagccttaattttcgttagagagaggtcaggttggtctcattcttttggaaaatgcctgaagtttctcataaagttatcaaaaatatgcaaaaaaaaatgtaaatagcagttttttgcaaggatttaccggtacgtccatgggggtaaagggatgagttttgtgaaacataccagtacgtccattgggggtaaaagggttattattgACGTTGAAATAGCGCAACTTAATTTTGCTTTGTATTAGGTTCTACTCACCCAGCGGCATTATGTACTTGAATGCATATCCTTCAATTCTTCCGACAACATTGTCTTTCAGTACTATACGtttctttacttttatatttaatCCTTTCCGTGGAATGTTTGCGAAGGTGTTGTTTCTTAGGTATGCTTCGCTCTTGACATAAAGGCTCCAAGGGGATTCACGAAGGCTAGGAAACACATTGTCTGTTATGTGAACATCTCTCTCAATCGTACCATTTACGAACAGAGGCAGCTGCTCTGGAAAAAGGGATTGTCGCGGTGAATTTATTTATAATCAGATGAAGCTTAAAAAAGAAGCCGATCATTCAACAGAGACAGGTGCTCTGAAAAATATTGGCACAGAAATTATTTATAGTCAGACAGAAAGCTGAATAAAAGGAAAAGCCAGTCAATTAtacaattatcaattttttttcgtCTAGGTTATCCTTACGTATATTGTATGTAGTAtataagtaaaatgccactttctctaaaaaaagggatttaatcagatgatcctatcagtattaacttgtacatcagaaacctagagccttactaaagccttagaacatacgttAGTTACAACACAgagagctctggaaagaataataatgagacagagcaacatagatacgatagTAAACTAGAGTATAGGGTATTCtaacaagaagtaagaaaaagaaagacatggGCACGATatatgagaatgactgataatagatggacactaagaataatagaatgggtccctagagattgcaaaagaagcaggggaaggaagagaagacaatgaattgacaaACTTAAGAAAATTTCTGTTTATAAACTgctgtagaaagaccataaacagatggaactggaaggacatttcctgtagtggactagaaacgacagaTGAGGAGGATGATGGTATATACAAACatagatattcatacatacatgtacacatacacatattcacatacacatattCACATATGCATTTATATCTTCTCTTGACCTTATTCGTCACATTTTAAAGCAAGGTTGGCCTCTCGCATCAACTTTGTCAATCTATTTATGTTCCTTCCCCGAGTCCCACCCATATCtttctcaccacatccatccacctGATCCACTAACACCCGACACTTCGTTCTAAGctttcttgattggttccacctcctcccttcttattacgGAGCTGTAGTATTTCCAATGAGtttccttattatcttttacgtttcgtataccacacattcttcttatgtATTGACTGTTCCCTCCTTTCCAGTGGGGATCATCTTCCagcaatccatctctctctctctctctctctctctctctctctctctctctctctctctctctctctctctctctctctctctctctctctctctctctctcaacatcagcTTGTAACAATCCTAATTTTTTACTATTGATAGAAACTAACCTCCAAAGATATTTCCTTGTATATTTAGTTCTTGTGCAGATCCTTGAAGACTTATAGCATTTTTAGCTACAGTCTTGAATTTGGTATTGATTAGGTTGAGCTCGTTTCTTACGACGTTCATGACCGCAAACCGATAAATTTTGGTTACACATGAATTGATGAAAGTCATCGAGTCAATCTCAAAATTTCCAAAAGCTGTTGCCTCGATGATTCTGATCAATGTGTTCTCTACGAGAAACTTTAGTACTGGAACATCTGTACCACCTGTTCTACCCTCTGCCGTGAAAGTATTGTTGGGTAGTTTGTTAATTGTTGCATTTTTTATTTGTAGGTGAATCGTTGGTCGATCAGATGCGTCCATTTGGAAAGATGACGACACTAAATCTAGATTACTTATGTTTTCAAGAATCATACGAATAGGGCCCGAGTTTTTCAGACTTCCTTTTAGGATAGAAAGTTGGTTGCAGTTTCTTATGATGATGGTCTTGTCTTTGATGAGTGGTTGTGACTCTTTGAGGGTCATGTTCTGGAAGGAAAGATGAATCAAAATTAGTTTTTACTTGTTGGCTCCAATTTTGTTACTCGAGCAGTTTTGTATGTTTAGTTTTAaagtcgctcatgagtggcagaggcaaaagacagtgacaatgctccAGCAGGCTAATGCAATAAAGACTAACCATGTAcatatataatcagtgcccaagacccctctccgcccaagctaggaccaaggaggaccaggcaactAAACAGGgggtgatgacttagcaggtagacttatTAATGCCCTAGAGAATAACTATGTattaatatgatcagtgcccaagcccctctctacccaagctaggaccaaggaggaccaggcaactAAACAGGgggtgatgacttagcaggtagacttatTAATGCCCTAGAGAATAACTATGTattaatatgatcagtgcccaagcccctctctacccaagctaggaccaaggagggccaggcaactaAGTAATGGTTTATGACTTAGCAGGTAGTCCTATTAGCTTccccatcactagctcacaaggatggtgagattgcgtacattacaggaaactatcgagctagagcaggTCTTGAATCCCAGGCCAGTTGATTGtcaagcagggacatttccaagaGGCTACCCCAACCCTGTCTCTTGTGCTGTTTCTAAATTGTTGCAGCCCTTAGGTGGATCCTAAATATCTCTAAAGCATTGGGGATTCCAAACAGTATACATCTGGGCCTTGTTTATAACGtctatatatagtttataagaATTTTTATGGGGTTTATTGCTTGAAAGAAAGGGTCATTCATAAAGGTTGTTTTTATGAACACATTTAGTGATTTTATCCTAATATTTTGATCAGGCCAATTCGGAATTTCTAGTTTCCTTTTGATGCTCATTCACGTGTCAATTTTTATTGTGTGACATggtaagaaacaaaaaataaacaatatcgTACACGATATTCAGGATAACTATCTCATTCTGTACAGCTAAAATTTTTTGTCTAGAAATGCAAGCATTTTCCTATCAGTTATGTGCAGCCTTTGTTTTTATTGTGCATTAAGAAATAGTGATTAGATTATGTAAGTAAAGAGTAAAACATATTTAAGCTCAATGTAACTCTAATATATTtagttttagtatttttattgtttgtgtgtgcatagaAAAATGTGCTTCTTGGATAAATAGAATGTATTACTACAAATAGATTATCAGTGAATTTATTTAATGAAATAAGTGTACTGGGCATAATTTAGTCAAAACTTACTTTTCCGCCGCAGTCGCAGGTGATATTTACCAAATTGCATTGACAAAAATCTTTCTGGGAGATGTCGCAGTTGTCGCTCGGAAACACAAATTGACATTCTGTACTAGTAATTAAGAACATCGTCACTAATATGCCCCACATTTTGGATGTTAATTTTCTACTCAACACttctagtatttttttattttgcgtACTTATTTGTTGgagccttttctttttcttatttcttctctgTACATCTTGCCTTATTCTTGACAGTTTTCTAGATTAAGTTTTCCTTACATAAATGCTATCAACTACAAGGCTTAATTTCACACACCAGTACCATTAGAAGTATTGTCCTGTTATTAGTCTTCCCTTAATTACTAGCAATGTTACTAATtaaataaagattaatattttttatgatcaATTTTTCTGACAATATTTCATAAGGTGACACACAGCACTATATAATCCGGTAGGCCTTGGGACAGTGAAAGTGAACCTTATGTCACCTAAAATGTGTCAGCGATGTTATTGTGGACAAGAGGGAGGAAACGTGACGTTGATAAACACCGCATCCTGCTTACTGAAATTTGGAGAAACTCCTGACTTCATTGGAATTATTTAGGTTTACCATAtaaggatggatggtagggagggagtgaagagggcttgggaggaatgtGTTAGGGGtttaagatcaagagggaggcagagaattagatggtgagataaggtgaaggatgatatggagagaaggagTTTGCTAGAaggggatgcctttgatagaagagcTTGGAGATGACACATCAGgtatccgaccccttaatgtagagataatggtGGGACGgaagataaggcgaaggatgatatggagagaagtctTAGATAAGTACAAGAATATGCATCATTTAGGGGATGCAGTAGCCTATTGAACACGTCCCTGTCTGGCATTCTGGAGGATGGGTGTTCGAGATCCACTCGAGTTTTAGCAGGTACAGCttaatgatatactatatatatatatatatatatatatatatatatatatatatatatatatatataatatatatatatgatatatatatatatatatgatatatatatatataaatatatctatatatatatatatattatattacatatatatattatatatatatatatatatatatatatatatatatatatatatatatatatatatatatatatatattatatatatatataatatatatataatatatatatatatatatatatatatatatatatatatatatatatatatatatatatttatatatatatataatatatatataatatatatatatatatatatatatatatatatatatattataaatatatattatatataattgtatatatattatatatataattatatatatgtatattatatatatatatacatatatatatatatatatatatatatatatatatattatatatataattatatatatatatatatatatatattatatatatattatatatataattagatatataaatatattatatatatatatatatatatatatatatatatatatatatatatatatatatatatatatatatatatatatatatatatactgtatatatatatatatatatgagagagagagagagagagagagagacctaatcatTCTTAATGCATGTCCTTTGGTCTAAAACAAATCGAATTtagatatacatgtatgcatggAAAAATTTATCTTTTTCCCTCTACATGTTTTCCCCTTAGAGATTGAGGAGAAAGAATGGTAAAACTATCTAGCTTTTCACTTTTGTTCTTTACTGTAGGAGTagctatagtcaattatttttagtgaggcagatttacaccgactcgcaggggtacccttttagctcggaaatgtctcctgctcgctgattggttagacaggataattctaaccaatcagatagtaggaaacttttccgagctataagggcaccgctgctaatcaatgcaaatgcgcctcatttaaaaaaaattgaatatagtactCATCAAtatctagggtacactcgggcacactattctatcttatttctcttcctcttgttttgttaaagttgttatagtttatataggaaatatctatcttaatgttgttactcttctaagaatatttaatttctacttgtttccttttttcactgggctattttcccttttggagcccctgggcttatagcattctgctttggccttaatatgtattaattggcgtggatttttatgcactcaaatataaaccaagtttgaagtctttgtgacaacgatgtcaaaactgtTGTACAGCAAactttggttcgagtcccgctcaaactcgttagtttctttggctgctgcaacctcaccatcattgtgagctaagggggggggttgagggagcctatagatctatctactgagtcatcagcagccattgcctggccttccttggtcctagcttgggtggagaaggggcttgggcgctgatcatatgtatatatggtcagtctccagggcattgtcctgcttgataaggcaatgtcactgtcccttgcttctgccattcattagcggcctttaaacctttaaaccttggtcctagcttgcgtggagaataggcttggacgctgatcatatgtatagtcagtctctagggcattgtcctgcttgatagggcaatgtcactgtcccttgcctctgccattcattagcggctttTAGAACCTTtaaaccttggtcctagcttgggtggggaaggggcttgggcgctgatcatatgtatatatggtcagtctctagggcattgtcctgcttgatagggcaatgtcactgtcccttgcctctgccattcattagcggctttTAGAACCTTtaaaccttggtcctagcttcgggggagaaggggcttgggtgctgatcatatgtatatatgatcagtctctagggcattgtcctgcttgatagggaaatgtcactatcccttgcctctgccattcattatcggCTTTTAAAACCTTTACACTCCTTTacaatggcctttaaacctttcaaccttggtcctagcttggtcgctgatcatatgtatatatggtcagtctctaaggctctgtcctgcttgatagggcaatgtcactgtcccttgcctctgccattcattatcggCTTTTAAAACCTTTACACTCCTTTACAAGTATGATCTCAAACCGGATGTTTTAGAATTGGGTTAGGATATGAGTCAGCCTCTCACGTTACTTTTATAAGCCAAATGAAAGTTTGATCTTATCATCATTTCCACTGTTCTTGCGTAAACATTTCAGAGGAAATGGCTAATTGGATAGCCACCTTATAACAGTATCATTTTGTAAAGAGTTCGTctttggtagaacttcaaaagttcaaacttgcatcaaatgtttttatgttgaagaggctgacatcagtctttttatgctatatgaaatatatgttttgttattactgcttaaaatattttattttagttgttcattatttatcagatcttttatttatatccatatttccgttcctcactgttatattatccctgttggagcccttggtcttatagcatcttgcttttccacctagggttgtagcttagctagtgataataatagaatTAGCATAGAACTATTCACTAATACAATTTTAAATTTATCATACCTGGGTACCTAATAATATACCCTTTTACTGTTCAATTTATTTGTATTAAAGTGTAATTTCTTCCTTCATTAATGGACGAGTAATTAGAAATCTATTTAATATTAAAGCCATTGGCACTTAAATTAAATGCTTTAATAAttcctcttgggttagagttctcttgcttgtggggacactccggcacactattctatctgatttctcttcctcttgttttgttaaagtttttatagtttatttaggaaatatttatttagatgatgttactgttcttaaaatattcaatttttccttgtttccttttctcactgggctattttccctgttggggcccatgggcttatagcattcctggttttccaactagggttgtagcttggcaagtaataataatatatatatgtatatatataatgtatatttttatatatatatatatattattattattattattattattattattattattactaggtaagctataaccctagttggaaaagcgagatggtataagtccaagagctccaacagggaaaaatagcccagtgaggaaaggaaataaggaaataaaaaacgatatgaaaaataatgaacaattaaaataaaatattttaaaaacagtaacaacattaaaccagatatttcatatataaactataaaaagattaatgtagcctgttcaacataaaaaacatttgctgcaagtttgaacttttgaagttccaccgattcaactacccgattaggaagatcattccacaactaggtctcagctggaatgaaacttctagagtagatattattaataaaatatatatttgtattaactaaaaattgttaaattttttaatatttatatattggttAAAGAAGAACATATGaagaaatacatttttattataaaattctttGCACGAAATTTAATAACAACAGCAGTGATTATAAAGTATGTTTTTGTACTTTTAAATACAGTTGGTTATGAATATTGGTCATTATAGCATTATGTATTTTTAGTGCAAGCCTTTAGATTATTAAAatatactttaatatcaacaaaatTAAGCATTTATATAAGAGTTAATAAGTTTTTCATATGGACACTAGTATTTACACTTtgtacaccacacacatacacacacatgtacagtatatatataaatatatatatatatatatatatatatatatatatatatatatatatatatatatatatatatatatatatatatatatatacatatatatacacacacacacacacatatatatatatatatatatatatatatatatatatatatatatatatatatatatatatatatatatatatacacacacaaatttataaaatttttactcatattctagtaaattctttattttcattaagaGTGAATTTGCCTAGGGAAAATCccatagctattttccctgttggagcccttgggcttatagcatcctgcttttccaaataggattgtagcttagccaataataaaataatcataataataataataataataatcataaacctTAACAAGGCATTTACTTCCTAGGTTTGTAGCCTAACAAGTATGGTACCATGTATCATAACAAATATGGTACCATGTATCATAACAATTATGGTACCAGTAGAATTTAAATACTTCAAACAATTCTTGGTTCTCAGTTCCATGATGAGAGCTTCAAGCCCATTTTTTCAACaacttccattctttctctcttcaTATATCTCCCCttgattatattaatattgttcttttccttagttcgtatttcaaccttcattattattatctttcattctGCACTCATTGGGTGATAAGTAACATTACCTTCGTATTTTCAATAATGACATCCTCCGAATTGTTCTGTTTTTACCCATCGTCATTTGCATTTGATTGTGTTCGTCAAATCTTGTTTCTTTACGTAGCAGTTTCCGGTTCACTGACAATTCTGACCTTTCGTCTAGGGAGCGATTTTTTCCATGAACATAATTATTCACCAATAAAATGTCTTCACAGtgacacgaatctctctctctctctctctctctctctctctcgtctcctctctctctctctctctctctctctctctctctgttcatagtAAGATTAAATTAATCACAATTTATTTgtcaatattttacaaaaaaaggtctctctctctctctctctctctccctctctctctctctctctctctcctctctctctctctctctctctctcaaggaatatcatatatattcatcttaGTATTGTTAACTTAATCTAGacattctccccccccctctctctctctctctctctctctctctctctctctctctctctctctctctaagatataacaccactcaatgtggcaatttctttacatacgaaatagaaaatacttggaaaagCTTTCCAACGGATGTAgggaatagtaacacggtaaacgagttcaagaataagttagataagatcacaagaactctctctctctctctctctctctctctctcctctctctctctctctctctctctctcatctctctctctctctctctctctctctcctctctctctctctctctctcttattgacctATTTTCAtggacattcaaaatccttgtaactctctctctctctctctcctctctctctctctctctctctctctctctctcctctttctctctctctctctctctctctctctctctctctcacttattgaCCTATTTTCAtggacattcaaaatccttgtaacactctctctctctctctctctctctctctctctctctctctctctcctctctctctcctctctctctctctctctctctctctctctctctcgttttcctctTACTTATTGACCTATTTTCATTTGTAGGTCACTTAATTTAAGGAGTTCTGAGAGAACTATATATGGATCCGGTTTTTCTaggtttattatttttatctagaaAATCCACTAGCACGTCTTTATATCAGTTAGTAACCGAATTTTCCTTACTTTTCTTAGTACCTTATCAAAGTACTCAAAATACACTAATTTGTTAATCTATGATTCTTAAAATCTTCCACAGTTGATTTTGCAATGCAATCTTTTGAAAAATCAATATAATCAAAATAcattctttgtgtatatatatccccACGTCTTAGTAAGATAATTCTGGAGTAGTTAACATTATATCAATCTTGTGCAATACCTTACATGGTACATGTTTTCTTCTGTTCATATTTACATGTGTTTTTCTATGAGAACTTCAAAGTGTGCTGATAACATTGTTAATCTTGTTCAGTTTTAACGTGGTAAGGGTTTTGTTGTGTTCATATTTACAATACTTGAGTCCTATGAGAACTTTAAAATTTGCTGGTATTAATTCAACCttgcaaatatttcatattttcgtgGTACACTTGAAGGCAAACTATTTTATATTCAaaagttatatttatttcctttttcccccATTCGCAATTTCATATATTTGTAAATGTCAAAAGACATTAGCTCAGCCTTCACGAAACAAAGTCGTCATCAGAAAAGATAATAGAATAGTGATGTTAgtgacatgattagaaatgaaactataagggaggttactcgagcaccatatgtggatgagatcatggtgaagggtagatggagatggtttgggcatgctcttctctctccccaagagagattagttaaacatacttttatacttttatctgggctccacaatgcactagaagagttggaagacccaggcctacatggctgaggactatgaagtaataagtaggagatgatgaatgcagaagtattgatttaaaagcccaagatataaatgactggcgaaatctaaccgaggccctttgcgtcaataggcgcaggaggagatgatgatgatgctagttAAAAGGAAAGGACTCTCTTATTCCAGCTCGGTTGAAAGACAATGACCGGATCCTGATAAGACCCTCTGATGCTCAGCCACGAGGAAGCTAAATCTTCATCAGAAAGTATAAGAGAATAGTGATGTTAGTTAAAAGGACAGGACCCTCTTACACCAGCTCTCTGTTGAAAATCAATGATCGGGTCCTGGCAAGACCCTCTAACGCTAGCCTTCAGAGTATCCGTATGTTCATACCTCACATTCACCTCTGTCTCCTGATAAGTCTTCACTTCAGGCACAGCCAGCACCCAAGGCTGAATCTGCTTCGCCCTTTCGATCGAACTGAACTCTGTGAAAGGGGACGATGCAGTTGGATTGCCGGAATTCAGGGTGGAAAAGCTATGAGAGTAACAGCATTCGCCCAGATAATTGGCCTCCTCCTTTGCTTTCTCAGCTCGCTTCGTACACACGATACAAACTATTATGGTTATTATAACAACCGTCACAACAACAGCAGCTGATATTATTATAGGTAAAGGTATAGGGGCACAGTTATCTGCCAGGTACACATCTATGTTGCTATAGATGCTAGAAACTGTGTATTTCCTGCACGAAGAACTGGCTATCAGTTTGTTGAAGGTCATGTTGTCCTGGTGACTGCTGAGTTGGTTTATATTAAAGAATGGTTGGAACTTCTGCTTGACTTCGCAGTCACACAGGATGTTGAAGTTGTTGTCTAGGATTTTTCGCTCGTGAATGGGGTACCTGTTGCTTATAAGGAGGGATTTGGGAGCAAGTCCTACTACCGTGTTGTTCATGAAGACCAGATTGGATCCTCGACCTTTTGGTGTAATGCCCATTAAGGCCTCTGATCCAAGATAGAAGACGTGGTTGAACTCGAACAGTACCTGTTGATAAAAGATGTCATAATTATGTAATCAATTTAGGTAAAACAGAAAGTTTTCTAATGATAAGCTCATGaaagataagaatttttatttactttctcaGATAGTTATAACGTAAATATTCTGTAAATATTATGCATGATTACAAGGTTTATAACTCAATACAGGCCTGTATGGGAAGTATAGTCAGGTATATTTGATTAAGGATAGTTTCATGATGATGATATTCAAGAAAAAACATCATATGCATGTTTTCCGCTTGTTGTTAACCAAACAATCTTCACTTTACTGTGAAATTACAATTTAAACTTAGTGTGCCTCACTTCATAAGCTCAATTAAACCCTTCAGCGAAGCAATTGTCCACATTTAGTGCTAAGTATGACATGATATACCCTTAAAACACTGAATCATTTTAGTTATGGGGAAATTGAATCGAACTAAGGAATGAAACCTTAACATACAGATTCCAATCCACCCGGAATTGAAGATACGAAACCTTGATACATACATTTTAATCCACCCAGACTTACTTGGCTATTAGAGGTGATTTCCATTGACCTGTTTTCAATGGCAGCAAATTCGTTGTGGGAAAAGATGACGAGCATCTGGCTCCGAAGACAGATAGTGTGGGGCATCAGATGAGGCAGTTTGTTGTGCTCCATCGTCCAGTCTTCGTAAACGTCCAAGTGAAAGCTGTGCTCCTCCATGGTTTCCACCTGCAGAGGAAAATTTGCATTAATAGATGTATTTTTGCATGTGTTTGCAAAACTATCGTTTCGTCAGGTGTAGCC is from Palaemon carinicauda isolate YSFRI2023 chromosome 13, ASM3689809v2, whole genome shotgun sequence and encodes:
- the LOC137652113 gene encoding uncharacterized protein, with product MWGILVTMFLITSTECQFVFPSDNCDISQKDFCQCNLVNITCDCGGKNMTLKESQPLIKDKTIIIRNCNQLSILKGSLKNSGPIRMILENISNLDLVSSSFQMDASDRPTIHLQIKNATINKLPNNTFTAEGRTGGTDVPVLKFLVENTLIRIIEATAFGNFEIDSMTFINSCVTKIYRFAVMNVVRNELNLINTKFKTVAKNAISLQGSAQELNIQGNIFGEQLPLFVNGTIERDVHITDNVFPSLRESPWSLYVKSEAYLRNNTFANIPRKGLNIKVKKRIVLKDNVVGRIEGYAFKYIMPLGNSTEIFFTGNTFGKHDFMALCLDEDFHEDNIHLKNNVFQEQCFCNFTKYIATGLGERNLTTKALHVEKIHQQWLLQSKCIHQGSKVLIDLFLVKSCQKYGKLTSVLIITFVAIFLTVLISAIVVWRFIKRLRSTQSDADYQSFTVPAPSSLGNTPWSLVQPDPRTYQEVEIHVLFQKAEEMEDPEGQDECEKTDGDVNDACKERKPKSDKKNDDSLVLKEGHRTESGDLKTIANNSEKSNKDNKRTNEKKAPLIRQSCPAFSNNLSK